The following nucleotide sequence is from Pedobacter sp. PACM 27299.
AGGTGCTGATGAAGTAATTGATTACAAATCGCAGGATTTCAGTGAAATAGCAGCAAACCTGGATATGGTGGTGGACCTGGTAGGCGGAGAAACACAGCTAAAATCTTACCCCTTACTGAAAAAAGGAGGCAAATTATTGAGTATTGTGATGTCTGCGAATGAGGAACTGGCTTCCAAACATGGGATTACTGCACAATTTATCAATGCGATAGGAGATCATAAAAAGTTAGACTTTGGAAAAAGGCTTGTAGAATCTCACAAAATCGAGGTTCAAATCGCCAAAGTCATGAACATTGAGCAAGCGGCAGCAGCGCAGGATTTGGTCTCTGCAGGCGGCCTTAATGGCAAGATTGTATTGAATTTTTAAACGCAGACAGTACCTGAACAGCCACAACAGATCAGCCTCCTTCAGACAAATAGGATTTATAATCCTGTTTTACCTGTAGCGCATATTTTCTAGCATAGTCCAGCAATGCCTTTTTTTCTATATGTTGAGCCGCAAAAGCACTGAGTTCATCATTAATTGCCGAGCCTTGAATTCCTGAACTTCGCAATTGGGCAGAGGCAGTCAGAACAGCCATGTCTTTCACCACACTTTTGATCTCCTTAATCCTACCGGAAAGCCCAGCCAGATTGATCCGGTCGGCGGTAGGTTGCAGCTCTTGCAATACATAAGCATCACCTTTGAAAACCAGGGTACTCAATAAAGCTGGGGATACATTTTGCATATGATACTTTGCGCTGCTGATTCGATCCGCTTCCGAAGCCCAGTTGGGCTGAGCGGCCTTATTAAACGGAGCAAGGGAAGATTTAGCGGCTTGTTTGAGGTCGAGAAATAATAGTTTGGCAGGATTTTTTTTGTGCTGCAGTAATAACATATACCGCTTCAAACCGATACTTCCTGTTCCTGCTACACGAAATACCGCATCCTTTACCAGATATTTATTGGTTAATAAGGGTGTCTTTTCTAACCAATCCGTCAGATCTGCCATCAAATCTGTCCTTAGTTTCTTATCCAACTTAAAATGCGTCTGGTTATTGATCTTAATCAGCAGCTGACTGCCCTTCCCCCCGGTATTCTTCCTGACCATTTCTTTTGCCTTTCTTAAGGCTGCATTGTCTAGAAAAGTGCGAACCACTCCATCCGCTGTTCTTGGATCAATATAATAGGCTTTACCTGCTTTCAACTGCTCCGTATAAACATCTATGAAAAACACCGCCATCTCTTCTGCCCACTTCTTCCTAAGCTTTAAAGTATCAAAGGCCACATAGATACTGGTCAGCATTCTCAGCACCTCCCAGTTTAAGGCTGCGAGCATCGATTCATCAAAATCATTCAGGTCGAAATAAACCTGACGGTTGGTTCCTTTAAAACTGCCGAAATTCTCCAGATGAAGGTCTCCGCAAATCCAGGTTAATGGTGATTTAGGGAAATCTTTTACACTGGCCAGGTCCTCATAAAACAGGTGGCAGGTTCCTCTAAAAAAACGAAATGGACTTTCGGCCATCGCTTGATACTTTAGCTGAACCATATCTGGCAGTAACCCTGCATTGAATTCTTTGATACGTGCTGTAATTGTGGCCATAATATTAAGGATTTAATCTGCTCACCATTCAAAAGAAGCAATGGACTGCTGGTTGAGTAACCATTCATTAAAAATTTCAAGTTTATCCCCTCGCCCGGAAATCTGCGCCTGCCAAATCAGCTGTTTTTCTGATCGCAGTACCTTGATATTTGTACACTTCAGATTTAGGTTTTCCAACTGTTCTGTAAGGTCCAAACTACCTGCTGCCAGGTCTAACATGATCTTATAATCACGATGCTGAAAACGATAATCAATCCAGAACTGGATATAATCCATAGCATACAGGATGAAAAGAGACAACAAAAGAGAGATTCCTGCCAGCTGGTAGGCGCCAATCCCTACCAACATCCCAATCGCTGCCGAAATCCAGATAGAAGCCGCTGTAGTGATGCCTGAAACAGAGATATTATTCCTAAATATAACGCCGGCACCTAAAAAGCCAACCCCTGTAATCACATTGGCTGCTATCCGATCGCGGTTCGCATCGACACCCAGCATATAAGAACAGATGCTGAAAATGGTGGATCCGAAGCAGATCAGTGCTAGCGTACGGAATCCCGCGGATTTACCACGGATCTCCCGTTCAAAACCGAGGATACTACCACAAAGTACAGAGATGAAAATTTTAAACACCTCGTCACCATAAATATGGCTGGAATTGGTAAAAAATGAGTTCAAGGGCGAATCTAAATAAGTGCCTGTAATTTATTTACAGCAGTCATCTAAATATACCAAGAATTAGCGAAATAGTTTAAGGTTTTATGTTGATCGGCGTCCCCAACTTAACCGAGGCATAAAGTTCATCAATTTCAGGGTTTGTTAAAGCCATACAGCCATTCGTCCAATTGTACAGGCGCTGTAATTTGTGGATGGCCCCTACTCCGTTTCTTAAGCCATGGATTTTAATATCACCCCCAGGGGATTTCCCTAATGTTTTCGCATTGGCGATGTCTTGCTCATTTGGATAAGAGACGCCCAGGTTTTTATGATAACCACTATTCGCATTCTTCGCATTGATGGTATACCTGCCCTCTGGTGTTTTCTGATCGCCTTCATAAGCTTTATGCCCCTGAGGCGCCCCACCAAGAGAAATCTGGTAGGTTTTCAGCAACTGACCGCCAGCATAAGCCATCAGCTGTTTCTTTGATTTATAAACGACCAAAGAGTCTACTCCCAGGTTAGCGGGCAATTTTGGCTCTGGATACACATTGTAAATCACAAGTCCAGTGATACACATGCCTATAGCTGTACTGAGTATTAATTTTGTCTTCCCGATCTTCATGATTATGATTTTATCATCGCTTGCAGTTGTTCTAAAAGTACTGGAAAAGTTTTGAAGTTGTCCTTTCCAAGAAAATGACCTCCATCGGCCACCGTAACCATTGGGGCTTCAAGCGCTTCCGCTAATTTTCGAGTCAGCTTAAAAGGAACAACATAATCATCTTCCGCCCCTATTACCAATCGCTTAGGTAGATTTTCAATCAGTGCAGGAATGGAAATCTGCTCTTCTAAAAAGGCGTCCAAATCAGGAATATCTGGTAGTTTTTCTAAAAAGCCAGCAATCAGCACCATACCCTCTGCTTTTAACTGCTCCCTATTTAAGTACAAAAGCAGGGAAATGCAGCCCAGGCTGTGGCCAATAAAATAAGTCTGGTCACTGAACTTTACATTTTCTTTCAAATGGCTGATCCATGCTTCTGGCTGTGGCTTACTGGAGTCCGGCATCGCTAAAATATGGACAGCTACCCCATCTTTTTCCATTTCCCTCTTGATCCATTCAAACCAATGATCTTTGACGCTTGCCATATAACCATGGACGATATACACTTGTTTCGCTTTCATAAAGCTCAAAAATAGAAATTCTCCCCAAATAAAAAAGGCGCTTTCGTATCAAAAGAAAGCGCCTTTTTTATTCAGCCAGATGAATTATTTAACCTCAATAATGCTGATGGCATAGCCTCCGCCAGGAGCACAAAACTGCGTTAGTTTAGTTCCTTTACTCACCTTCATCTTTTTAATCACATAAGCCTGCGGATTTTTCTCATAATGAGCATCTTTTGCATCTGAATAGATGGTAGCTGTATATTTTTTACCAGCATCCAGGAAGTCAAGATTTAGCTTAGAAACACGGCCTTGTTCATCGCAGGTGCTACCCACAAACCAGTTGTTGGTTCCTTTAGCTTTTCTGGCGAAAGTGATGTAATCACCAGGTTCAGCTTCAAGTACTTTCGTATCGTCCCAATCTACCGCTACATCTTTGATGAACTGAAAAGCATCTTTGAACTTGTGATAAGTTTCAGGTAAATCTGCGGCCATTTGCAGCGGACTATACATCGTTACATAAAGTGCTAGCTGACGGGCAAGCGTGCTATGAACGAAGGAATTGTTTTCCGGATTATAGGCACTTACTTTCGTTTCAAAGATCCCTGGGGTATAATCCATCGGGCCTCCCATTAATCTGGTGAATGGCAATATCGTGGTGTGATCGGCATTATTTCCCCCAAAAGCTTCGTATTCTGTACCTCTTGCAGATTCATTGGCTAGTAAATTCGGAAAGGTGCGGCTCAATCCTGTAGGCCTTACCGCCTCATGTGCATTCACCATTATTTTATATTCCGCAGCTTTTTCTATGGCATATTGGTAATGATTCACCAGCCATTGTCCGTAATGGTGCTCCCCTCTAGGGATAATGTTACCAACGTAACCACTTTTTACTGCGCTATAGCCGTTATCGACCATGAACTTGTACGCTGTATCCAGATGACGCTCATAATTCCTTACAGAGGAGGATGTTTCATGGTGCATCATAATTTTTACATTTTTACTGGCCGCATAGCGGTGTAATTCCTTCACATCGAAATCCGGGTAAGGCGTAACGAAGTCGAAAACATAGTCTTTAGTTTTTCCAAACCAATCTTCCCATCCTTCATTCCAGCCTTCTACCAATACCGCATCTAAACCATTTTCTGCTGCAAAATCAATGTATTCTTTCACGCGCTTCGTATTTGCAGCATGTTTGCCATTTGGTGTAGTCTTGCTGTAATCGGTTATCCCCAACTGCACATTGTCCAGGTCATTATAGGCCCAGGTACTTTTCCCGGTGATCATTTCCCACCATACGCCAACATATTTAATCGGCTTAATCCAGGAAACATCTTTAAATTTAGTAGGTTCATTTAAGTTAAGGATCGTTTTAGACAATAGAATATCACCCGCTTTATCGCTCACAATAACCGTTCTCCATGGCGACTGTGTTGGTGCCTGCAAGTATCCTTTATCGCCAATTGCATCCGGTGTCAATACAGATTCCAATACCATATTCTGATCATTCAGCTCTAAAGACATCGTAGAATAATTAATCAATGCGGCTTCATGGATATTAATGTACAGTCCGTCCTTGCTTTTCATCATTAAAGGCGTTTGCAGGCCTGTTTCTGAAAACGTCTTTTGAGAAACGTTAGGCGTTACCGCTGCTTTCATTTTACCGCGAACTTCAGAAAGATTAGAGGTTGTGGTGCTGTATTCCTGCGTATCATAATCGCCAGGAAGCCAGAAGGCTTTATGGTCTCCAGATAAAGCAAATTGTGTTTTTTCTTCTTTTACAGTGAAATAGTTTAGGTTTTTCTGTGTAGGGAATTCATAACGGAATCCCAAACCGTCATTAAACAAGCGAAAGCGGACAATGATAAAGCGGTCGCTGGCAGCTTGTTTAATCGTTACCGCAAGCTCATTGTAATGGTTACGGATGGTTTTAACTTCACCCCAAACCGGGTTCCAGCTTTCGTCAAAAGTACTTTGTTTAGTATCAGCGATTTCAAAGCCGTTCAATAGATCATCTGCGTTTTTCAATTGAAAACCCAGTTTACTAGGCTTAATCACGCTTTTTCCTTTATAGGAAAGCTCGTATTCTGGTGTTCCGGCAGTGCCGAGGCTGAACTTTAAAGTCAGGTTTTTATCGGGTGATTTTAACTCCTGTGCCTTTAGGGCGCTGGTGCTGTAACAGAAACAAATCATAAGAATTAACTTAGAAATCCTGGTCATGGTCATATTAAATTGGTGGGCATGCCCAGTATGGGCTGCTGATTCAAAAGTAAACCTGAAATCTGCTAAAAAACCTGAGCGGTTTAAATATGTAGACCAAATCCGAAATCAATTTACTGAATTACAACAACTTAACCTACAAACACAAGCCTTAAAATGTAGATATTGTACCGATTTCAATGACGTAATTCTCGAAATCTTCTCTTGGAACGAGGGCTTTATTCCTCACCTTTGTGCGATAATTATAGATCGTACTCATCGAACAGCGAAGAAATGAGGCAATCTTTGCACTGTCCTGGATGCCTAATCTTAGCAAAGCAAAAATCCTGAGTTCCGTATTTAGCTCCCCTGATTTAAGCTCAAACCGTTCTTCTTCGACCAGTAAATTATTAAAAGCAATTACAAAATCTGGATACAAATGCAGGAAAGTATCGTCGAAATTCTTATACAGTGCTTTCAATTCTGTGGTCATCAGCTCAGTCGATTTCAGCGTTTTGAAAAGCAGGTCCAAATGACCGCTGCTTGCTTTTTTATTCAAGCCTTTGCGGTAATCCTCTAGCTTATTGATGTAATTGGAGCAGAGGTCTAAAAAGTTACCGATATATTCTTCTTTAATCCGGTTGGCCTCCATCAGTTTACTATTGGTACCTTTCAACTGCTGATTGACCAGTTGTAAATCTTTGTTCAATTGTTTCAAAAGGCCATTTACTTCCTGTAACTCCAGTCGGCTTTTCTCCAGCTTTTTCATCTGTTGAAATACATACACTACTGCCGCGATTAAACCTGCAGAAAGCACACTGATGAGCACCAGAAAATACACCAGCTGTGTCCTTTGCTCCTTTTCTTTAGCCTGATGTGCCGCATCAATGATCGGGAAAATCTTAGAAATGACAATGGTGCGCAATGGTGCATTGCAGAAAATGGCATCTTCCATTGAGTATTTAATGTAGGAATAAGCGCGGTCTAAATCCCCTGTTTCATACAAGGAAATGGCCAGTGCCTGTAAGGAAGTGTTCTCTTTAATTGCATTTTCCAGGTCAGAAATAGCCGATAAGGCGAAATATTTCTGTTGAAGCCTGGTATTGCCTTCTTGTTTATAGACATTTCCCAATGCGGAACTCCAAATCGCATATTCATGGTTTTTTGTTTTCAGCCCGGATAATAAAATGAGTAAGATCTTTTCCGCTTCCCGGTATTTCCCTAAAATGCTTAGCTTTTCGGCATAAACGCCCAGATAATTTTTGGAAGATGGCTGGAGTATCTGTAATAGAGAATCCCTGTAAGCCGCATTGTATTGACGATAAAGGCCCGAATTCACATTGTGGTAGTCGGCAAGGTTACTGTAAAGGTCTTTATAGGCCTGATAATAACCTATTTTCAAATCCAGGTTCAATTGATCTGCCTGCAGACTCCTCAAGATGCTCGCTGCATCCATAGACATTCCAGCGATAGCATAGAGTGCGGAGAGCTGTAGTTTTGATTCGGCAACCTTCTGATGGTCATTTAAAACCCTGGCAATGGCTAGATTGTAATTGGCATAACGTATCGCAGAATCACTCTGATAAGGCTTATATGCCTGATACAATTTACTGTTTAACTGATAAAGCTTTTCTTTTGATAAGCGATCAGTTTCTTTTGATAAGCGATCAGATTCTTTTGATGAAGCTGCCGCCCCTATTGATGAACTGATTGATTTCAGCTGCTGTTTGAGCTGACTGATCGTCGCTTCCCTCCTGTCCGTATAGATTTGCCTGTTTTTAATGGCCTGATCCAGTGCTTTCAGCAAACTGTCAGCAGAGGCGGCCATGCTCCTGGAAAATCCAGCAGTAAAAAGAAAAAGCAGCAGGATAATTTTTTTAGGCAGTTTCAAAAGATTCAATGTTAATTTATCGCAATTGCGATGACAAAGGTGAGCATTTTCTTTAAGAAAGCAATTCCATCTGGCCCTATAGATTTATCAAAACTGGACCACTTCGATACTCCTGAAATAATCCAGTTTTGCGGCACATTAAACCTCTATAAATTTAAAAAGCATGAGCACAATTGAAACAGCCACACTAGAGCATCTAAATGAATTTGCCGAATTATTTGATCAGTACCGTGTCTTTTACCGACAAGCATCTGATGTTGAGAAAGGAAAAAGCTTCCTTAGGGAAAGAGTTAAGAACAATGAATCCGTTACCTTTTTAATTAAAGCTGATGGAAAATTTGTTGGATTCGCACAATTGTATTCCTTATTCCATTACAAAACGCTGAAACGTCAATGGCTGCTGAGCGACTTATTTGTAAATCCTGATTTCCGCGGCCGGGGTCTATCTATTGATTTAATAGACAGATGTAAAACCTATTGCGACGAAACAGCTGCCTGTGGACTATTATTGGAAACAGAAAAGACAAATGACATCGGCAATAGGTTATACCCAAAATGTGGCTTTGAACTAGATTCAGACCACAATTATTACAACTGGTGGAAAAAAAGCTAAACTAAGCCATTCCTCCGTTAACACCAATATTTTGTGCAGTGATCCATTTCGCATCATCACTGGCAAGAAACACCACTACCTGAGCGATATCTTCCGGTTCTCCGATACGGTTAAAGGCAGAGAGTGAAGCCAGGCGGTCAATGACCTCCTGAGGTTTACCATTTGTGAATAATTCTGTATTGGTTGGACCGGGAGAAATGGAGTTTACATTAATTCCTCTTCCGCCAACTTCTTTAGAAAACACGCGTGTCAATTGTTCTACAGCTGCTTTTGTAGCCACATACGTACTATACCCAGGTAACATGATGCGGTTTACAGAAGTGGAAAAGTTAATCACACTGCCATTGTCGGCTAAACGTGTGGCTGCTGCTCTCATGGTATTAAAAGTTCCTTTTACATTGATATCAAATTGTCTTGAAAAGTCCTCATCGCTGGTCTCTTTGAGTAATTTGGTAATCATGATCCCTGCATTGTTTACCAATACATCGATCCTGCCATAATGTTCAATGGCCTGGTCAAATAAAGCTTCCACTGCAGCCGAATTGCTCACATCAGCCTGGATTGCAATGGCATCTCCACCCTGTGCTATAATTTCTTTTACGGTTTGCTCCGCCGCAGCGGTATTCCCTGCATAGTTTACAATAACTTTAGCCCCTGCTGCTGCTACTTTATGTGCAATACTTGCACCGATCCCTCTTGAAGCACCAGTGACCAGAATTATTTTGTCTTTTAAAGTTTTCATATTGTCTTTGTTTGAATAGGTCAAAGTTCTTGATTTAGCTTTCCCGAAAAGGACGGATATTAAAGAATTACTTGTTCAATTCGAAGATAGCAATAAGGACTATTTTCTAGGAGGCATTATTTTCCTTCCGATAAGCGATCGGTGTAAAATGAGTATATTTTTTGAAATAGTTGCTAAAGTGAGTGGCTTCAGAAAATCCAAGCATAAAAGAGATCTCCTTAATCGAGGCGTTTGAATTCTGCAGCAAGGACTTGGCTTCTGCAATCGTTTTTTCTGCAATCCAGCTGCTCAGCGGTTTACCAGTCTTAGTTTTAATCACGTTGCTCAGGTAATTTGGATGTAAATGCTGTAAATCTGCGTAGTCCTTCACCCTGAACAGTACATTCTCTTTGCCGAAAGTCAGAGACCGGTAATGG
It contains:
- a CDS encoding DUF2252 domain-containing protein, with the translated sequence MATITARIKEFNAGLLPDMVQLKYQAMAESPFRFFRGTCHLFYEDLASVKDFPKSPLTWICGDLHLENFGSFKGTNRQVYFDLNDFDESMLAALNWEVLRMLTSIYVAFDTLKLRKKWAEEMAVFFIDVYTEQLKAGKAYYIDPRTADGVVRTFLDNAALRKAKEMVRKNTGGKGSQLLIKINNQTHFKLDKKLRTDLMADLTDWLEKTPLLTNKYLVKDAVFRVAGTGSIGLKRYMLLLQHKKNPAKLLFLDLKQAAKSSLAPFNKAAQPNWASEADRISSAKYHMQNVSPALLSTLVFKGDAYVLQELQPTADRINLAGLSGRIKEIKSVVKDMAVLTASAQLRSSGIQGSAINDELSAFAAQHIEKKALLDYARKYALQVKQDYKSYLSEGG
- a CDS encoding MgtC/SapB family protein; translation: MNSFFTNSSHIYGDEVFKIFISVLCGSILGFEREIRGKSAGFRTLALICFGSTIFSICSYMLGVDANRDRIAANVITGVGFLGAGVIFRNNISVSGITTAASIWISAAIGMLVGIGAYQLAGISLLLSLFILYAMDYIQFWIDYRFQHRDYKIMLDLAAGSLDLTEQLENLNLKCTNIKVLRSEKQLIWQAQISGRGDKLEIFNEWLLNQQSIASFEW
- a CDS encoding L,D-transpeptidase family protein; translated protein: MKIGKTKLILSTAIGMCITGLVIYNVYPEPKLPANLGVDSLVVYKSKKQLMAYAGGQLLKTYQISLGGAPQGHKAYEGDQKTPEGRYTINAKNANSGYHKNLGVSYPNEQDIANAKTLGKSPGGDIKIHGLRNGVGAIHKLQRLYNWTNGCMALTNPEIDELYASVKLGTPINIKP
- a CDS encoding RBBP9/YdeN family alpha/beta hydrolase, giving the protein MKAKQVYIVHGYMASVKDHWFEWIKREMEKDGVAVHILAMPDSSKPQPEAWISHLKENVKFSDQTYFIGHSLGCISLLLYLNREQLKAEGMVLIAGFLEKLPDIPDLDAFLEEQISIPALIENLPKRLVIGAEDDYVVPFKLTRKLAEALEAPMVTVADGGHFLGKDNFKTFPVLLEQLQAMIKS
- a CDS encoding glycoside hydrolase family 97 protein, producing MICFCYSTSALKAQELKSPDKNLTLKFSLGTAGTPEYELSYKGKSVIKPSKLGFQLKNADDLLNGFEIADTKQSTFDESWNPVWGEVKTIRNHYNELAVTIKQAASDRFIIVRFRLFNDGLGFRYEFPTQKNLNYFTVKEEKTQFALSGDHKAFWLPGDYDTQEYSTTTSNLSEVRGKMKAAVTPNVSQKTFSETGLQTPLMMKSKDGLYINIHEAALINYSTMSLELNDQNMVLESVLTPDAIGDKGYLQAPTQSPWRTVIVSDKAGDILLSKTILNLNEPTKFKDVSWIKPIKYVGVWWEMITGKSTWAYNDLDNVQLGITDYSKTTPNGKHAANTKRVKEYIDFAAENGLDAVLVEGWNEGWEDWFGKTKDYVFDFVTPYPDFDVKELHRYAASKNVKIMMHHETSSSVRNYERHLDTAYKFMVDNGYSAVKSGYVGNIIPRGEHHYGQWLVNHYQYAIEKAAEYKIMVNAHEAVRPTGLSRTFPNLLANESARGTEYEAFGGNNADHTTILPFTRLMGGPMDYTPGIFETKVSAYNPENNSFVHSTLARQLALYVTMYSPLQMAADLPETYHKFKDAFQFIKDVAVDWDDTKVLEAEPGDYITFARKAKGTNNWFVGSTCDEQGRVSKLNLDFLDAGKKYTATIYSDAKDAHYEKNPQAYVIKKMKVSKGTKLTQFCAPGGGYAISIIEVK
- a CDS encoding DUF6377 domain-containing protein; its protein translation is MKLPKKIILLLFLFTAGFSRSMAASADSLLKALDQAIKNRQIYTDRREATISQLKQQLKSISSSIGAAASSKESDRLSKETDRLSKEKLYQLNSKLYQAYKPYQSDSAIRYANYNLAIARVLNDHQKVAESKLQLSALYAIAGMSMDAASILRSLQADQLNLDLKIGYYQAYKDLYSNLADYHNVNSGLYRQYNAAYRDSLLQILQPSSKNYLGVYAEKLSILGKYREAEKILLILLSGLKTKNHEYAIWSSALGNVYKQEGNTRLQQKYFALSAISDLENAIKENTSLQALAISLYETGDLDRAYSYIKYSMEDAIFCNAPLRTIVISKIFPIIDAAHQAKEKEQRTQLVYFLVLISVLSAGLIAAVVYVFQQMKKLEKSRLELQEVNGLLKQLNKDLQLVNQQLKGTNSKLMEANRIKEEYIGNFLDLCSNYINKLEDYRKGLNKKASSGHLDLLFKTLKSTELMTTELKALYKNFDDTFLHLYPDFVIAFNNLLVEEERFELKSGELNTELRIFALLRLGIQDSAKIASFLRCSMSTIYNYRTKVRNKALVPREDFENYVIEIGTISTF
- a CDS encoding GNAT family N-acetyltransferase, whose protein sequence is MSTIETATLEHLNEFAELFDQYRVFYRQASDVEKGKSFLRERVKNNESVTFLIKADGKFVGFAQLYSLFHYKTLKRQWLLSDLFVNPDFRGRGLSIDLIDRCKTYCDETAACGLLLETEKTNDIGNRLYPKCGFELDSDHNYYNWWKKS
- a CDS encoding SDR family oxidoreductase, which gives rise to MKTLKDKIILVTGASRGIGASIAHKVAAAGAKVIVNYAGNTAAAEQTVKEIIAQGGDAIAIQADVSNSAAVEALFDQAIEHYGRIDVLVNNAGIMITKLLKETSDEDFSRQFDINVKGTFNTMRAAATRLADNGSVINFSTSVNRIMLPGYSTYVATKAAVEQLTRVFSKEVGGRGINVNSISPGPTNTELFTNGKPQEVIDRLASLSAFNRIGEPEDIAQVVVFLASDDAKWITAQNIGVNGGMA